Proteins encoded together in one Onychomys torridus chromosome 1, mOncTor1.1, whole genome shotgun sequence window:
- the LOC118572822 gene encoding olfactory receptor 49-like yields MEVSAPIPTTNRSSVLEFVLLGVTDKRALQLLLFGVLLVTYTLTLLGNLLIVALTLVDRRLHTPMYFFLRHFSLLEVGFTSTVSPQLLAHLLAARGAISRHRCFAQMVLYFTLGAVETLLLAVMSTDRFLAICRPLRYPALMTPRVCSSLVLACWAVTLLALPGLFAWMLSLPFCGPRVLNHFFCDSSPLLELVCADTRLLQLVAFLVAVCTLLIATLITSLSYGCIISTILRLPAAGARSKAFSTCSSHILVVSFTYGSCIIMYLNPTQTGRLDLNKGIAFFNTTVSPLLNPFIYCLRNQLVHRVCRDLLLRSRELSSKIFRA; encoded by the coding sequence ATGGAGGTCTCTGCGCCCATCCCCACGACCAACCgctcctcagtgctggagttcGTGCTTCTGGGGGTCACCGACAAGCGCGCgctccagctcctcctcttcgGGGTCCTCCTGGTCACCTACACGCTGACCTTGCTGGGGAATCTGCTCATCGTCGCCCTCACCTTGGTGGACCGCCGCCTGCACACCCCGATGTACTTCTTCCTGCGCCACTTCTCGCTGCTGGAGGTGGGTTTCACGTCCACTGTGTCCCCGCAGCTGCTGGCACACCTGCTGGCGGCGCGCGGGGCCATCTCCCGCCACCGCTGCTTTGCGCAGATGGTTCTCTACTTCACCCTGGGGGCGGTGGAGACCCTGCTGCTGGCGGTGATGTCCACCGACCGCTTTCTGGCCATCTGCCGGCCTCTGCGCTACCCCGCGCTCATGACGCCGCGCGTCTGCTCCTCTTTGGTGCTGGCCTGCTGGGCAGTCACCCTCCTGGCCCTGCCTGGGCTCTTTGCCTGGATgttgtctctccctttctgtggCCCGCGAGTCCTCAATCACTTCTTCTGCGACAGCTCCCCTTTGCTGGAGCTGGTGTGTGCAGACACCAGGCTTCTGCAGCTGGTGGCCTTCCTGGTGGCTGTGTGCACCCTGCTCATTGCTACACTGATCACAAGTTTGTCTTATGGCTGCATCATCAGCACCATCCTGCGCCTGCCTGCAGCTGGGGCTCGCAGCAAGGCCTTCTCCACCTGTTCTTCCCACATCCTGGTGGTATCTTTCACATATGGGAGCTGCATCATCATGTACCTGAACCCCACACAGACAGGGAGGCTGGACCTCAACAAAGGAATAGCTTTCTTCAACACGACAGTGTCACCCCTGCTGAACCCTTTCATCTACTGCCTCAGGAACCAACTGGTCCACAGAGTGTGCAGGGATTTGCTGCTCAGGAGCAGGGAGCTTTCTTCCAAGATATTCAGAGCATAA
- the LOC118573856 gene encoding olfactory receptor 49-like, whose amino-acid sequence MEVSAPIPTTNRSSVLEFVLLGVTDKRALQLLLFGVLLVTYTLTLLGNLLIVALTLVDLRLHTPMYFFLRHFSLLEVGFTSTVSPQLLAHLLAARGAISRHRCFAQMVLYFTLGAVETLLLAVMSTDRFLAICRALRYPALMTPRVCSSLVLACWAVTLLALPGLFAWMLSLPFCGPRVLNHFFCDSSPLLELVCADTRLLQLVAFLVAVCTLLIATLITSLSYGCIISTILRLPAAGARSKAFSTCSSHILVVSMSYGSCIIMYLNPTQTGRLDLNKGIAFFNTTVSPLLNPFIYCLRNQLVHRVCRDLLLRSRELSSKIFRA is encoded by the coding sequence ATGGAGGTCTCTGCGCCCATCCCCACCACCAACCgctcctcagtgctggagttcGTGCTTCTGGGGGTCACCGACAAGCGCGCgctccagctcctcctcttcgGGGTCCTCCTGGTCACCTACACGCTGACCTTGCTGGGGAATCTGCTCATCGTCGCCCTCACCTTGGTGGACCTCCGCCTGCACACCCCGATGTACTTCTTCCTGCGCCACTTCTCGCTGCTGGAGGTGGGTTTCACGTCCACTGTGTCCCCGCAGCTGCTGGCACACCTGCTGGCGGCGCGCGGGGCCATCTCCCGCCACCGCTGCTTTGCGCAGATGGTTCTCTACTTCACCCTGGGGGCGGTGGAGACCCTGCTGCTGGCGGTGATGTCCACCGACCGCTTTCTGGCCATCTGCCGGGCTCTGCGCTACCCCGCGCTCATGACGCCGCGCGTCTGCTCCTCCTTGGTGCTGGCCTGCTGGGCAGTCACCCTCCTGGCCCTGCCTGGGCTCTTTGCCTGGATgttgtctctccctttctgtggCCCGCGAGTCCTCAATCACTTCTTCTGCGACAGCTCCCCTTTGCTGGAGCTGGTGTGTGCAGACACCAGGCTTCTGCAGCTGGTGGCCTTCCTGGTGGCTGTGTGCACCCTGCTCATTGCTACACTGATCACAAGTTTGTCTTATGGCTGCATCATCAGCACCATCCTGCGCCTGCCTGCAGCTGGGGCTCGCAGCAAGGCCTTCTCCACCTGTTCTTCCCACATCCTGGTGGTGTCGATGAGCTATGGGAGCTGCATCATCATGTACCTGAACCCCACACAGACAGGGAGGCTGGACCTCAACAAAGGAATAGCTTTCTTCAACACGACAGTGTCACCCCTGCTAAACCCTTTCATCTACTGCCTCAGGAACCAACTGGTCCACAGAGTGTGCAGGGATTTGCTGCTCAGGAGCAGGGAGCTTTCTTCTAAGATATTCAGAGCATAA